In Sorghum bicolor cultivar BTx623 chromosome 10, Sorghum_bicolor_NCBIv3, whole genome shotgun sequence, one genomic interval encodes:
- the LOC110431437 gene encoding uncharacterized protein LOC110431437 — protein sequence MSNLGTPIDASGKMEKFSAQDRVSPGPFDSTILRSTNSLSGMHGTFLDLCPSSSRTTMLPGKNPNGYNPTSTFQIINEELTYKYGANAVHVTPDSPSRLVVDDSGYASSESSLYDVDSDDEDGALGFQDENNIEGHNLAGSSECPVNKICNAREQVPSTINQGDANPVEDCPCINGNPFMHVMTQVTEDTVQTVAWKKRSIL from the exons ATGAGCAATCTAGGTACGCCCATAGATGCTAGTGGGAAAATGGAAAAATTTTCTGCACAAGACCGTGTGTCTCCAGGTCCATTTGATTCCACTATCTTGAGATCCACCAATTCTCTTTCAG GGATGCATGGCACATTTCTGGATCTTTGTCCCTCTTCTTCTAGGACGACCATGCTACCTGGGAAAAATCCTAATGGCTACAATCCTACTTCAACCTTTCAAATCATCAATGAAGAGTTGACATATAAGTATGGGGCCAATGCAGTCCATGTTACTCCTGATTCTCCTAGTAGGCTTGTTGTGGATGATTCTGGTTATGCTAGCTCAGAGTCTTCATTGTATGACGTTGactctgatgatgaagatggtGCTCTTGGTTTTCAAGATGAAAACAACATTGAAGGACATAA CTTGGCTGGGTCTTCTGAATGTCCAGTCAATAAAATTTGTAATGCTAGGGAACAAGTGCCTAGCACCATCAATCAAGGTGATGCTAATCCAGTGGAGGATTGTCCTTGTATTAATGGAAATCCATTTATGCATGTTATGACTCAAGTTACAGAAGACACGGTGCAAACAGTAGCATGGAAGAAAAG AAGTATTCTCTAG